From Callospermophilus lateralis isolate mCalLat2 unplaced genomic scaffold, mCalLat2.hap1 Scaffold_89, whole genome shotgun sequence:
AGCTTTGGTGCGCCCCACAGTCTCAGTGAAATCTGGTTGGGCCATTTCTGCAGACCTGGGCATGGTTTTCACAGGTGAGAGGCCAGAGCCAGCTGGAGGCCACCTGGCTCCCACCATCTGCAAACATGTGGAGAGGCAGGATTGTTGCACAGCGTCCCCTTTCTGAACAAAAAGGGGACATGTGGCACTAACTTACAAAGGACTAGCATATGCCCCTAAAACTCCAAGCATGCTGTTTGTCTCCCCATTTGGAAAACCACATGCATTTAGCCTGCTAGCTCAGCAACCCATGCGCCTACCTTTAGCCTCTGGGGCCCTTGCTCTGGCCCCACCCAGCTTCCTAACTTGAGCCACCTGGTACTTTTCTGGACAATGCAGGTGTGGCACCATGGCCAGCTACCAAAAGGCTTTGTAATTCCTATGCTGCTGGAACTGGCATACCTGGTAGTTCATTGACCAACTGGTAGTTCAACTGACCAACTGGTAGTTCATTCTCATCTGCTCTCAGCTAAATGGCTGCTACCTCAGCAATGAACTTAAGGAGGAGTTGTGTATAGGACTCCTACCCAGAAGAGCCAGCTGTGGTGGTGACAGAGGGCCCTGTCTCTTGGCCCTGATGTTTGTAGACACACTTTAGCACACTCATCATGGCAAATGAGGCTTACCCCAGGAGTGGTGGCCTTCTTCAGCCTGGCCTGCTGTGGTTAGACCTGTGCAGTCTGTACTGACAGGTTGGGCTGCTTCTCCATTCCACTATCTGCTGCATTCTGAGTGAGAGCCTGAGGAACCCTGGAGGGAGGTGATAGAGAGCAAGTGTCAGGGAATACCACAGGAAGGAACAAGGTTATTGCTAAAGTTTTCACACATGAGACACAAGGACGCTCTTCTATAAAGAACGACAGCTGGTTAACTAAAGGATCCTTGTAGTGGTGTCAGGTCACTGGCCCTGTTGGCAGTGAAGTTGGGTCCTTGGACTGATGCAGGGACCCACCACACACAGGGCTAACACTGCCCCAGCTTGCAGTGGTCACTGTCAGACCACAGCAGGGAGAGCAGCACCCTGCTCTGAAGCCTTCATCAGCATCTTCTATGGCTTTCTCTTTTCTCAAGGGCTCCGTGGTCTGGGGAATTGGATCCAGGGTTGTTATTAGCAACTGACCATCTTTAccatgaaaggaaataaaagattATGAATTGTGTCATCTTTCCTGTTTCTAGGTTTTCGGGTAAAGCAGGGGAAATGTCTACACCATCCACTTCCCAAGTGACTAGGAACTGAGATTGCTTTGCCACTCTGCTCTCATGGATGGATTATATTTAAAGTTAACTATAAAGGAATTATTAGAAAAGTGCTGTTTCTTGAACATGGAACAACCTCAGATTTACAGTGGTATCTAAGTGCgtacaagagttttttttttttgttttgtattgttttttttgtttgtttgttttttctggtCACAGACACATGCACCATTTTCTTACAGCAGGGCCCAGGGGCTACTCAGACTAGCATTTTTCACAGCTGCTGCTGCCCCATTTCTCCTCTTGGAAACAGTCAGGATGCTCATCCCTAGTGATCCTTTCTTCCTGTCCACTGCAGGTAACATGATCCATGCTGCCAATCCTGTGGAACATGCCAGCCACATGGCTGCCCCACCACAGTTTGTTCACCCTAAGCAATGCTTTTTTGTTTACCTGTCAGGCCACAACCTGCTCAGTCCTCAATCATTTACAGGAAGGAGGTGGGAGGCACCTAGGTGCAAACACTAAGCATCACACAGAGTTTAGGCATATGTTCCTGTTCCACCTGGCTGGGAGCACAGAAGTACATTCCCACTCCCCATCGCACATGAGGAAATGATTGCCTGCCCACAGCCACAGTGAcccagcaagtttgaggccacggAAAGCTGTTCCTGGTGCTTTCTAGTCTCTGAAGTTTAGGTGGAGTGCACCAACCTAGGATAGCCAATCACAGGTGGGaagcctcaatctctgtgacctcTCTGAAGTCCTGTTTGTCCTTTTTCTCCCTTGACAGTCATCCTGAATCCTGCCACCATGGTGATTGTTGTTTGCATTTACTTCCTGGTGTTTATGATCATCCTGGGGGTGTTTCAGATCTGGGCTGCACATCAGTGAACCTCACAGGGCCAGGACACAGGGAAGGAGAATGAGATGGATGGCAATTACTCTGCTTTGACCATCACATGAACTCCAAAAGGAGGTAGAAGCAGACAGGGCCCCAGGCTGCAGAGCACTATAGGCCAGACTCCTCCATGTTCAAGTGCCTGCACCTTATAACCGCACAACTCGGTGAGGTAGAATCCTCAAATCCAGGGGGGTAATCTGAGGCTCAGTGAAGCCTTACTGAAGTTCATACAACCTAGTAAGTGTAATTGCAGAGATGAGCTGGCTTCAGGCTGGTGCTCCTTCCACTCTAAGCAGGGACAGTGCTCCAAGGAGGGTACTGAGCATCCCCATCCAGGAGCTCTCTGCATGCTTGGACTCCATGGAGAGGCCACTTCCAGTGAGGCCTAGGCCCCTTTTCCTGGACATTCTCCTTCACTGGGGGACATCTCTCTTCTGCTGCTGCTCCTGGAAGGTGGACCCTGGGTGACTTGGCCATGAGCTGGACTTGCACCTCCCTCTCTTTGCAGACTTACTAGGACTACCACAgttgtgaggaggaggaggaggaggaagaggaagagaagtgTGAGGctggagaagaggaagaggaaatcaTCACTATCCACCTGTGGGAGAGCTGTGAGGAAAAGGAGGGTAGCCCTAGCAACAGGCAGAATTTCAACCAGCATCATCAGGTGAAGTAGGAAAGCTCCACACACAGCTACTGAGTGCAATCTGGACTTTGCATCCCCACCTCAGAATGTTGGCTACCCATTTCCCAGCCAGCGGGTACTCCATATACAAAATCTCTTCAGCCAGCAGGTCTGAGGACCCCCATTGTTGATTATCCTCTCATGCCCAGTGTGTGGGACTGTAGGTTCCCACTCTCTGCCCAATTCTGCTGGATCTCTTTTTCCCAAAATCCAGAAGctgacttttcctccctgccatgtCCTTCCAGCTCAGGGGCTGCAGCAATCCTGGCTCCTACCATCCAGTGAGTTACCCACCTCTTGCACCTCCAGAAAAGTTGTAGGGACTAGACTAGCTGACAAAGAGTAAAAATTgataatcattttttatttttctttttgaaggtctttatttattttttccaaactaGTGCTTTTACAAGTGATAGAATGGGGTTAATATGTAGATGATCAACTGACTTTTTAATGCTTTGTAAACACATTGTAATTCTCTGTGTCCTTTGTGCTAGTGTACTTAGGACTAGGATGCCAAGTGCAGTGACTCTGCTTCTGTTTCCTCTCCCTCTGGAAACTATGAGGGGAGGCCTACTCACTTTGTTCTAGGCATGAGGGTATGTAGGATTTGGTGTGCTGTTTGGGACCAGAGTAGTGGTTTGTGTTTGAAGTCTGGAAATGGGTCTTCGTCTTTGGGGTTCTGCACACTTCTAGCGTCATGTTTGGGATGGGAGCCGTGGGGTGCCTGCCTTCTCATGCACTCCTCTCAGGACCAGAAGCTTCCTTTTCTGTCACCCAGGCTTTGTGTTCCTGTACTGAGGCTTCATAAATGTACATTTTCCTGCTGGTGAAGTTCTCTGCGGTTCATTAAAACTGAAAGTTGTCATGCAGATCACTTGACCACTTGGTTTTGGAGATAGCAGTGGTTTTCTGAGGGATTTGCACTCATAAATAGAGGAAGGCAGAGGGCTACAATGTTCCAAAACAGTCTGCATCTACCCCAAACCAGCCCCTGTGGGTTGCTCCTTCAGAATTCCCTTGCATTTGGGTCAGATCCTCAATCCAGTAGCCAGGAGTCCTGCTGCTCTGATCAATGGGAAGGTCAAGGAGAGAAAAAAGTTGGAGATAAAGCCACAAAGAACTTTGCACTTCATGTACATGTCAGATGCTAGACTGTGAACCTGGGGGTCATACTGCACACTGCCCCTGTGTCCTCACTGCCAGTCTTAAGGATGGCTGTGCTGTTGTGTGGCTGCCCATCCACATGTAGTCTGTGGAGATGCTGTCTAGACAGTGGTAGAAGCTGACAGAGAGGGAGTTTCTCATATGGTGTAGTGCCTTGGTGTTCCTGCCCAGATGCATGTATTGATGCTAGGTGGGAATGTGTGTACACTACAGTAAAGTTCTGGTTCTAACTCCAGCTGGAGTGATGCCTGTTTACTGCCTTGTTTAAACTTTGTTTTCCCTTGATTTATTTTTGAGCCAAGAACATAAGACCATAGAAAGGCTTTAATTTCTTTCCACGTGCCTTTCTGTCTTTTGACAAAAGACTGCAGACTCAACCCACATCAGTGATCTTTAACTTGCAACATGAAATGATTGAAAACAGATAGAAGCTGTTTTGGGCAACAGACTATATACCCAGAAATTGCTGAGGGTGTGCAAGGTCTGTAGCCCACTCCTTGAAGCATAACACATTGACATGTGTGTGGTTTTTCATATTGTAAAGGAGGTTTTTCATATTGTAAAGGAGGAAGGTGGCCTGATTAAATTCAGCATTTATTTGGGAACAAAAGTGTCATCTCTGGCTACTGCAGATGAGACAGGTGCTCTGGTGCCACAACAGCTATTGAAAATGGAGAGAGCTGGCATCTGGAATTCCTTTTAAGCTGTGCACCTCTACTGCTAAGGGCCAGAGTCTGCTGGCTCTGCTGAGTCTTGGGAGACACCTGAGAGATCAGCAGTGAGCCCAGCAGGTCCTGAGTGAGCAAATTGTGCATCAGGATTACCAGGGGCTTCTTCATATTTTTTTGTTTACActgctagagatcaaacccagggcctcatgcatactcaGCACATGCTCTATGACTGGGCTCTGGCCCCAGCCCACTGTGGGTTTCTAAAAGCCCAAGTCCTGGATGCTTCACTACAGTGGGCTTCAGAAAGCTGAAAGAGGCACAGGAACCTGCAGTAGGGACAGTTTCTCTTGTCGAGCCCTTTGGGATTACTGAGATTAAGCTTGGACTATCTCAGAGCAAGTACCCTCAGAGAGAAAGACCCCGCCTGATATGGTCCAAGATTATTCCCAGGTGGTTCCTCAAAGGTGAGCCCTAGGGGGACATCAAGCCCCATCCCTCCTTTTAACCTGCCAGAACAggcagcctattcacacatgaccACACAGACCCCCTCTGACCTTTCACCCTGACCAGAAGGAGCTCTGCCTAGCTCATTTTTTTAATACTATACATAGGGAAGGCATGCTCCTCTGTAGCTGTAGAGGTTCAGTAAATAGAGTGGTATTATTTTCTTACCTGAAGACGAAAGAGGTGAGGGCATCCTCTACCTGAGAGTCACTTTAGCAGTGAAAAGCAAGCATCCCTGTGTCTAGGGGGTACTCTGGCTTCTTTGGGAGCTGCCCAGGACTTGGTCAATGGAGAACACACAGGGTGAGCCACACAGGTGGCACAACGTGATCTGGGGATCGAGGTGTCCTAAGTGGACAGGAGGCCAAATAACTGTTAGGTGGGGAGCCTGGaaactaggcttccccaagaggaggTCAGTCTTTGCTGCGAAAGATCCACCAGCTGGAAGACCTGGAATGCCCATCCTAAGACAAGAGCAAGGTACAACCTCAAGGTGCCCAACTCACAGTGCTTGGACACAGTGCAGCACCCATCCTCTGCTCGAGGATGCATTTGCATTTATGGTGTTTGGttcttcttgttattttttacttgtagatggacaaatactttaatttttaatttatttttatgtggtgctgaagattgaaaccagtgcctcacacatgcaaggcaagcactctactactgagcttacaaccccagccatggctgtttggttctttattagagtttttttttttttaatattacagcGGAATATATTACGATTCTTGTTCCACAAATAGaacaaaatttttcatatctcttgttgtatacagagtatatttacaccaatttgtgtcttcgtaCATCTACTTTGGATaacaatgtccatcacattcccccATTATCTTGAAACATTTCCTTTCTGCCTAAATAACTAGTGTAAACAAAAGGCAATTGTATTGTTCTTTCCCATGAGTAGCAGTTCAGGTGTCAGGCCCCAACTAAGACAACCAAGGGTAGCTGTCCTCAGAACAGGTTTGCCAGCCTGTGGCCACTCAGAGGTGGCCACTATTGCCGGTTGTCTTTGGTCAGGTTGTGGGCCAGCCAGTTCACTTTGGTCTTCCAGCTCTCCCTCAGGGCTTCATTGAACTTCCCCTGGAAGTGCTTCAGCCCCTCCTCCTCCGTCTTCCCCAGTGCCAGAGTGTCCTGGGACAGAATCACCACAACTGTATCAACATTCAGGGGTCCTGACCCTGCTGCATCTGCAATCCCTTCTGCCTCCCTGTACTGTTACCCCCTCAGGTTGTTCAAATTCCTTCCTAAAAGAACTGCAAACAGATGGTCAGGCGGCCTCGCCTTAGCTGAGAGAAGGGCAGGAGAAACTTTAGGGAATACACCCCCTCCCACTCTGCCTCTCACCAACTGAAAAGACAGGAATGGAAAGTGTTCTGCAAACCTACAAGGGACTTTATCTCATGCATGAAAGACACTGAGGACCCATGGGATGACCAAAAAAGATCACAGTTCACCTGCAACAGGGCGGGACTAGGCCCAGGGAGTACACCACTCTGGCCACTTCCCACCATACTGCACTGCTGGGCCTGGGATGGCATGAGGGCCCCCACCTGTGAGGTGAATCTCCTAGGTCCCTGAGCTGTTCAGACAAGATGCACTCTGACCAGGATGAGCTCTGCCAAGCTCATTTTTTATACTATATATAGGGGAGGCAGACTCCTCCACAGCTGAAGAGGTTTAGGCAAGCCTTCCTTGGGAAGTATGTGGTAGACGATGGGCTTCAGTCTGGTGTGGCCCTGTGCTGGCATACCTTCAAATACTGGATGTCTTTGGAGGAGCTGAGCTCAGGCAAGCCTGCTGCCCGCATCAGAGCAAATAGTTGGAGGAAGAGGAGCCCATGGTGCCGCAGAATGCTATAGGCCTGTTCACAGTACCCTCGAAACCTGCAGAGGAGGAGGAAATTGATAAAGACCTGGGTCCTCCCAGCCACCCCAGCCCCAAACCAGCAGGGGTTCTGCATCCAACCAGCATCTGCCCCTGAGTGTCTGCCCCTGGTCGTATTATGGGTGTACCCAGATCCTCTAACCAATTCCCCTGCCTGGGCCTGCCTCCTACACCTCCCATGGACCTCCTGTTTGCACTGCCCAACAGTGTACTCTGGGGTTGGGGTGAACCTGCAGAGATGGCAGCACCCCCAGGGTGGAGGCAGGAGTTACGCTGAGGGCTATGTCCCCATCCCTGCCCCTGTCTGGAAACTGTCCCCTCCCTGGGGCCGTGGGTACCCTCACCTTTCAAACTTCTCATTATTACTAGCCTTTCCCTGCTGAATCACGTGGACAAAGTCATGGGTGAGGATGAATGGGACTCGCTCACGGTTGATTCCAAACTTGGTCTTGAAATTCCCCAGAAAGTGGCCAAAGTCAATATGAAATAGCTGAGGGGAGGGAAGGGCAGCTACTGAATAGGCTTCACAAAGAGAGGTTCTGGTTGTAGGAAGTCAGCAGGACTTGGGGCACTCTTCTGCGGGCTGTGGGCAGGGcagagaggccactgggccaggcATGTAGGACATGCTCACTGGGCAGCTGCACACAGTGCCCCTTACCTGCCCATTCTCACGGATCATGATGTTATCACTGTGCCGGTCACCGATGCCCAGCACATATGTGGCCACACAGTAGCCAGCACAGGAGAGGGTGAACTCCTCAATGGCTCGATCCAGGGCTTCTCTGGGTGGAGAAGATTGAAAACCAGGGCTCCTTATCTTTTCCCTACTCTTGAACCTAACCTTTTATTAATCAACAAGGAGGGAATTATTCTGAGCATagctcaccatgcccagcttgaaaTTGCCCCTTTCTTCCACACAATACCATGCAGAGAAGCCAAGGTCTATGTGTTAGATGAAGAGAGGCTGCATAAAGAGGCACAACTGACAGCCAAATCCCTAGGTGTGTGACTGGGCCCTTGGTAGATGCTCTGGGCTCAGGCAATATCACAGATGCTAGCCAAAGCACCAGCTATTTCAAACCACAGCAGAAACACTCAGCAGAACCCACTCAAGCTACATATTTCTGACTAAACATGGTGGTGGTTTTAACACACAAAGAGTTAAGTAGCATAACACAGCCATGAAAAATGGACACACAGGAACAGTGACATTCTCTGTCCTGCCCAATATCAGATATGGGCCGGTGCTCAGCTGAGCCAAGCAGCCATGGAAACTGTCACAGGCCTTCCCTCACTTTTCACTCTATCGAGCCTCTCCCAGGAATAAGAAAGCCTACCCAGGGTTCTTGGACTTGAGCCAGTTGAGCAGGGCATCCTTGTTGAAGGCAGCCATGGCAGCCAGGTTGCTCTGGTTCAGCTGAATGTTGGCAATGGTGTCCGAGTGCTGCACCACCTCAATGAGGCCCATGCAGTCACCAGTGGGAAGGCAGCCATAGGGGGTCATCCTAGCACATGAGAGGGGGCACAGGGAGACACTATGGTTAAGTACATTCTCTGGGGATACTGGACCTGGATCCCCCAGGAAATTGAGGCGCCCACAAAATCACAGGGGACACTGCTCAAGTTCCTGAGGATGCCAGAAGGGATATGGGGCCCTGGGGAAGGTGCCTCAGAGACACACAACTGGCACCCAAGATGCAGAGCACACCTTGGCTGGCCTCATGTTTTCTCTGAAGAGAATGAGTCAGCAGGCTTGGAAGAAGGTGGTACTGCTCCCCAAGGGGTAGGAAACCAGGAAATAGGAGCAAGCCCTAGGAATGGCCTTACCCAAACCCCTCCAGCTGCCCTAACCCTTTTGTGAGAACAGCCCCTCTCACAGTCAACATGGAGGTGTCAGTTTAGACCAGGAACTCCTCCAGAGGCACTGGCTCTGAGGCCAGATAGAGATCCAAACACACAGGTGATGGACAGTGGCCCCACCTTAGGTCCAAGCCCTCCTGCTTCCACAGGGCATCCATGAGCTGGATCATCTGCAGAGTCAGCATGTCCTGGCGGAGGTCTGGAAGGGCAGGAGTTTCTAGTGGGTTATACACCCATGCAAGGCTCAGAGTATCTGAGCTCTGTCTTCTCAGGGAACCCCCCCGGGGCCCTACCACAGAGCAGTATGGGCCTAGATGAGAAGGCCAAGGCCTCAGCATGTCCCCTGCCCAGACTGGCTCACCATCCCCATTCTTAAAGATGATGCCAATGCTGTCAGCACTGCCTGCCTCCTCACTGCTGTATATGATCCACAGGGGTTTCATCTTGGAGTCCATGAAGGTGCACCTTTCCACACTGCAGGCAGAGGGCAGTGTTGGCCTCGGCCATTGGGGGCttagggtgggggagggggtttAGGGTGGAGGTtttagggtggaggagggggcttAGGGCCTGGCTCCACGTGGGGCTAGGCCTGGGACTCACCAGATTTCTGCAAGCATTGTGCTGGGGTCCAATGGGGACTGCAAGTGTGAAAGGGCCTCTATGTAAGTATCCTGGCGCATGTACAAGTGCATTAGCTCCTTAGTTTGGGGCTTGGTGGTCTTCTGGGAGCTCACTTTCACAAAGTCGCTCAGGGCCTTCAGCTTGCTCAGTGCTTCTGCCTGGTGGGCAGAATGGAGTAGCAGCAGTGCATATGAGCCTGAGCCAGAACCAGGAGTATGACTGTGAAGGGGCCTGGAAGGGGAGCCTGCCTCAGGCACAGGCACTCTGAGCCTCACCTGTTTCATAAGCACCTTCATGTGGTGGATGCTGCCCCTGAAGTAGGCCTCCATGATGAGGCCAAAACGCAAGGCCACGGACGGCACATGCATCTCAGAGCTAGAGGGAGAAGACGGGGCTGAGAATGGCCAGGAGTGGAACATAGCCCCTCCCCAGCCCAGTAAATATGAGGTCAACAGGCCAGGAGAGCCTCATTCTCCATGGCCTTTCTAGGTTCCCAACGAATCAGCGTGCATCCAGCTACCGAAGATGCCAGAAGAGGAAGTGGCCAATCTTTCGGTTGGCCAGAGCCCGGTCCAACAAGAATTGGGTCAGTTCGCAGTCCAGGTAGGACTTGTACTTGAGGACCTGCACCAGCTGCAGCAAGCACTGGAAAAGCTCGTCGTCCCTGTAGGTAAGGAAGGCTGGTTGAGTCTGGGTTTCTGAAACTCAGGAAAGAGGTCTCCAGCTGGCAGGTGACTGGAAAGAGGGTGAGGCCATCCTAGGCTCATCTCCACCCAGCACCCACTTCCAGGTTGCCAGGGCAAGCTGTCTTAGTGAGGAGCTGGCAGCCCGTGGGCCTCAGTGCCCAGCTGGGACTCACGTCAGTTTCCGCAGGGACCTGATGGCAAAGGAGCCCACGTGGCAGTCAGGGAAGCTGAAGTCCAGCAGCTCCAGGGCATTCAGGACAGGAAGCTCGGGCCAGGAGCACAGCAGGTAGAGCATCTGGAGGACGCTTTGCAGTCAGGTGGTGGGCGGCCCACTGCTATCTCTCTACTCCAGCTGTGCCCCTGGTGCCCCTCTCCACCCACCTGGGCCACATCCTCGTGCTTGTTCCACTTGGTCACGAGCAGCAGGTGGGCCAGAGCCTCTGGGAAGTGCTCCTGCACTTCACGCCGCATCTTCCACACCAGGTCCTTCTCATGCTCATACAGCTCTCCCGACCCCCGCTGCTCCAGGATTCCCTGCAGCTGCAGCTGCTAATGGGTGCAGGTAGAGTGAGGCCTCCAGCCCAGCACCTGGCTCCATGCCCCACCAGCACCCCAGCTCACCTCCTCCTTGGTGGTAGGCCCACACTCCCCATGACGTCCCAGCTCCAGGATCTGCAACAAGTATCCGTGCTGTGAGCTCCCCAGGCCTGGGCCAGCACTGGCAGGGCTCCAGGAAGGGGGTCTGAACCTCAGCCCTACTGCACACTGCAGGGCATTCAGTAGCATCTTCAGGCTCAGCCTGCCACAGGCCACTAGCACCTCTCCCATTGGCTATGACAACAAAATGTCATCAGACATCACCAACATCCCCTGGTGGGCCACATAGCTACTGGAAGGCCTCAAATCAGCATGATGACCCAGCCCCCAGCAATGGGCAAAGCCTGGGGTGGCCAGGGAACCCCCTCTGAGGAGCTCCAGGAAAGTTCCTTGGTTAGCGCTCAGCTTCCAGGAAGGgcctcactgaccttctccagggcaGGGTAGTACACAGGGTGAGGGGCCACCTCGGGCAGGCAGATGACCAGGGTGACAGCACTCTCTGTGTTGGGATTGCTATGCACGGTACCCATGGGGTTCAGCAGGTCTCCTTTCTCATCTGAAGGCAGGGACAGATGTAGTTGTAGGGAACCAGTTCTGGATCCCTCACCCTCCAGGAGTCTCTCCCTGCTGGGCCTGGTTCCACCTGGGACAGAGGGCCACATATAGAGGCAGAGCTCCCCAGTCTTGAGCTGGTCCTTGTAGTCAAACAGCATGAGGTTGGCCCAGGCGATTGGGCAGTCCTGGAGAAGGATACTACAGATCAGAGTGAGCCTCTTCTTGTTCATATGCAGAATGGAACCAATCTCCAGGCCAACCAGGAGAGAAGACCCAGACCGCATGGAAGGTCACCAAGTTAGAcccaggaggaggggaaggacctGCTACCTCTTtcctgtcagagtttcagtaattAAACCAGCAAGATCCCTTCCTGGCTGCCTGCATCTTCACACCCAGCATCCAGAGACACTTGAGTAAGCCCACCAGACCCATAACTGGCCCAGGTCAAGGAGCAAGTCACAACCTGGGTCTAGTGATTTGGGGCCCAGCCACACACTCCCCAGGCAACCACTAACTCATCATTTCTGTCCCCCTGAGAACACTGTCCTTCCACCAAGGGAGCTGCCTCCAGGACCCCTAAGGACCAGAGGCCTGGGCTAGATATTTCAAGTCAGGCAAATCATGAGCTATCACTCAGGCAGCACAGGAAGCCAGACTAAGGAGCCAGACTAGGGCAGGCAGGGATACTAGGGTCCCCAGGCTCTCCCAGGACCCCTGTCCTCAGGGTGCCTGCCTGTGGGAGCAGGATAGCAAGAGGCCCCAGCAATGGGTTTCACTGGGCATCTGAGGCCTGGGCCTCTCCCAGTCAGCCCAACCCACCACCTTCTTGGACTTTTTCTTGCTGGAGTGTGCCTTCTTGGCCTTCTCCATCACCGCATTGAGTGCAAAGCAGAGCCGGGCCATGCGTGGCAGGTCACAGATATTGATGTCAAACTTCAGATGCTGCTTCCACATGGGCTCTGAGCACACGCTCACCTCCAAGCTGGACATCGTCTTGCACAGCAGCTCATTGCCATGGAAGAGCCCAGCGTGCACCACCAGCTGGGGAAGGGCACAGGGCATGGGTGAGGGAGCGAAGGCCCCACCCCATCTAAAGTTCCAATCCTCTCCTTAAAGGTCCCCATTTACACAGGGGTCTAAATCTACTTCTTTCATTGACAGTGGTCCAGCAGAGTGTAGGCtggcagctcagtggtacaggtGTCTTGGGGCATTGGTACCCCAGGCTGTGCTGGGGCAAGCCAGTCTCAGTACACTTGACTCTGTGGGTCAACTCAGAACCTCAGTTTCCCGATCAGGTTTCAGGAGTTCCAGGGTCCCTTCTGGTTCTAACAGCTCTGGCTACCTTCATGCCTAGCGTCTTCTGAGCCCCATATGGCTCATAAGACTGCCTGATCAGTCTTCAGTGCACCTGTTCCAGTTCCAACCTGCCAGCCCATTCACAGAGTTGCTCCCACCCAATCCTCCCTGACTCCTGCAGACACACCCTCCTTCGCAGATTGTAAAGTAATGCCAAAAAGAGAGACCCAGACAAGACATGCTATGCTTTGTGGACCCAGACAGGCATCACCTCCCAGAAGTGGGACAATAAATCCACCTCTGCAGGTGATTCTGAGTGCAGAGgagccatgaaagtgcttttagaagAGACAACAGGGCACTGTTCCCCAAGCCCATGGGCGCTCAGCTTCCATGTGCAGTGTCCCCCAGACTGTGGGCACCCCTGGGTGGGTAACTCCTGGAAGCACCTCAGCCCAGATGCAGCCAGCTTCTATGGTGCCTTACACATCTCTGACTGGGCCTCCTACTTCAATgggctctgcctgattccacaagCTCCACCAAAGTCAAATACCCACAAGTTGCTTGGCCCAGGTTTCCATTAATCAGCCTCCCTGGCCTGCTGgccttctcccctcccctcttattGTTTGGATGTGGTTCACAGCCAATCCAGGCAGAGATAATGAGTAATGTGTCCAGGTGACTTTTGTGACACCCTCCCACTCTTCTTTCTCTGTTGC
This genomic window contains:
- the LOC143386442 gene encoding phosphatidylinositol 4,5-bisphosphate 3-kinase catalytic subunit delta isoform-like isoform X4, yielding MPPGIDYPMEFWTVEEKNQSVVVDFLLPTGIYLSFPVSCNANLSTIKQMLWHQAQNEPLFHMLSDPEAYVFTCVNQTAEQQELEDEQQRLCDVRPFLPMLRLVTREGDCMEKLINSQISLLIGKGLHEFDCLQDPEVNDFRTKMRQFSEEAAAHRQQLGWAAWLQYSFPLQLEPSTRSWRDSNTSQISNSDLLVNVKFEGSRESFTIQVSTKDVPLALMACALQKKAKVYQHLTMEQPEDYVLQVNGRHEYLYGSYLLCQFKYICSCLHSGMTPHLTMVHSSSILAMRDEQSKPAPQVQKPHTKWPPTPMKKPSSVSLWSLGQPFCIELIQGSKINADEQMKLVVHAGLFHGNELLCKTMSSLEVSVCSEPMWKQHLKFDINICDLPRMARLCFALNAVMEKAKKAHSSKKKSKKVDCPIAWANLMLFDYKDQLKTGELCLYMWPSVPDEKGDLLNPMGTVHSNPNTESAVTLVICLPEVAPHPVYYPALEKILELGRHGECGPTTKEELQLQGILEQRGSGELYEHEKDLVWKMRREVQEHFPEALAHLLLVTKWNKHEDVAQMLYLLCSWPELPVLNALELLDFSFPDCHVGSFAIRSLRKLTDDELFQCLLQLVQVLKYKSYLDCELTQFLLDRALANRKIGHFLFWHLRSEMHVPSVALRFGLIMEAYFRGSIHHMKVLMKQAEALSKLKALSDFVKVSSQKTTKPQTKELMHLYMRQDTYIEALSHLQSPLDPSTMLAEICVERCTFMDSKMKPLWIIYSSEEAGSADSIGIIFKNGDDLRQDMLTLQMIQLMDALWKQEGLDLRMTPYGCLPTGDCMGLIEVVQHSDTIANIQLNQSNLAAMAAFNKDALLNWLKSKNPGEALDRAIEEFTLSCAGYCVATYVLGIGDRHSDNIMIRENGQLFHIDFGHFLGNFKTKFGINRERVPFILTHDFVHVIQQGKASNNEKFERFRGYCEQAYSILRHHGLLFLQLFALMRAAGLPELSSSKDIQYLKDTLALGKTEEEGLKHFQGKFNEALRESWKTKVNWLAHNLTKDNRQ
- the LOC143386442 gene encoding phosphatidylinositol 4,5-bisphosphate 3-kinase catalytic subunit delta isoform-like isoform X2 — protein: MPPGIDYPMEFWTVEEKNQSVVVDFLLPTGIYLSFPVSCNANLSTIKQMLWHQAQNEPLFHMLSDPEAYVFTCVNQTAEQQELEDEQQRLCDVRPFLPMLRLVTREGDCMEKLINSQISLLIGKGLHEFDCLQDPEVNDFRTKMRQFSEEAAAHRQQLGWAAWLQYSFPLQLEPSTRSWRDSNTSQISNSDLLVNVKFEGSRESFTIQVSTKDVPLALMACALQKKAKVYQHLTMEQPEDYVLQVNGRHEYLYGSYLLCQFKYICSCLHSGMTPHLTMVHSSSILAMRDEQSKPAPQVQKPHTKWPPTPMKKPSSVSLWSLGQPFCIELIQGSKINADEQMKLVVHAGLFHGNELLCKTMSSLEVSVCSEPMWKQHLKFDINICDLPRMARLCFALNAVMEKAKKAHSSKKKSKKVDCPIAWANLMLFDYKDQLKTGELCLYMWPSVPDEKGDLLNPMGTVHSNPNTESAVTLVICLPEVAPHPVYYPALEKILELGRHGECGPTTKEELQLQGILEQRGSGELYEHEKDLVWKMRREVQEHFPEALAHLLLVTKWNKHEDVAQVGQMLYLLCSWPELPVLNALELLDFSFPDCHVGSFAIRSLRKLTDDELFQCLLQLVQVLKYKSYLDCELTQFLLDRALANRKIGHFLFWHLRSEMHVPSVALRFGLIMEAYFRGSIHHMKVLMKQAEALSKLKALSDFVKVSSQKTTKPQTKELMHLYMRQDTYIEALSHLQSPLDPSTMLAEICVERCTFMDSKMKPLWIIYSSEEAGSADSIGIIFKNGDDLRQDMLTLQMIQLMDALWKQEGLDLRMTPYGCLPTGDCMGLIEVVQHSDTIANIQLNQSNLAAMAAFNKDALLNWLKSKNPGEALDRAIEEFTLSCAGYCVATYVLGIGDRHSDNIMIRENGQLFHIDFGHFLGNFKTKFGINRERVPFILTHDFVHVIQQGKASNNEKFERFRGYCEQAYSILRHHGLLFLQLFALMRAAGLPELSSSKDIQYLKDTLALGKTEEEGLKHFQGKFNEALRESWKTKVNWLAHNLTKDNRQ